TTTCACCGTCCTGGAACTGGTGCAGAACGGCAGCATGAGCGCCGGGATGGCCTCGGTACTCTGGAGCGCGATGGACGACCGGCGGTCGTTCATCGTCGCCGCCGGGCCGCGCCAGGCCGGCAAGAGCACCACGACGGAGGCCATCCTCGACTTCCTCCCGGCCAGCGTCCCGCGTTACGACCTGACGGGCGATCGCGCCCAGATGGACGCCCTCGCGGCCTCCCCCGACGGCGGCTACCTCGTCGTCCCCGAGTTCAGCGACCACACGCCCTGGTACCTGCGCGGCGAGCAGGTCGTGCAGGTCTTCGACACCGCCGACCGCGGCTTCTCCATCGCCGGGACCCTCCACGCCGACACGCCGGAGGACACCTTCGCCGAGCTCCGCTCCCACGGCCCCATCACCGACAGTCAGCTCGAGCGCATCGCGTGCCTGGTCTTCCTCGGCGTCCGCGGCTACCCCGACAACCCCGTGCGCTGGGTGTCGAGCCTCTGGCAGGTCGACGGTGTCGCCCGCGGCGAGCCTCGAGGCCGCCTCCTCTGCCGCTATGATGCCGCCGCAGCCCGCTTCGTCTGGGAGTACAGCGCCGTCGGCCTCTCCGCGTCCGAGGCCCTCCGCGAGGAGCGCGCCGCCCGCATCCAGTCCCTCGCCGACGCAGGCCGCACCAGCCGCGCTGACTTCGCCGATCTGCTGACTGCGTAGCCGCTAACGGCGCATCGCAATGTTCGGGCTGCAACCGTCATTCCTATTCCTCTATAATGGAACTGAATTCGTTGCGGTCACTTTTGTCTGCCTGCAAGAGAAAGGCTCCTGAATGGACAAGGTCTTCATCTACTGGGATCACTCCAACATCTTCATAGAAGCGCAGCGGCTCGCAGAAGAACTCGAGGCTGAACACGACGCCCGCTATCGCGTCCGAATCAAGTTTGACAACCTGTTCCGGCTGGCTCATGCCGACCGTCCTGTTGAACGGGCATACGCGGCGGGTTCCGTGCCTCCAGAGCTTCGCCAGCTGTGGAACCGCCTTGAAAACAATGGCGTCTCGGTGTACCTGTTCGATCGGGGCAGTACCGAGCGCGGAGAGCAGGAAATCCCCGATCGCGTGCTGCAACTGCACATGTTGGAAGACGCTCTGGACTATAACGGCGATGCTGGCACTGTTGTGCTGCTGACGGGTGACGGGGCTGGCTATCTGGAAGGCACGGGTTTTCATAGCACTCTGGAACGTATGCACAAGCGTGGTTGGCGGATTGAAATCCTGTCGTGGGCCGATGCCTGCAACAGAAGAATGCGGGCATGGGCAGAGGAGAACGGCGTCTTCATCCCACTTGACGACTTCTATGAGTCCATCACCTTCACGGAGCCGTCGCGGCCAGGGTTTCCACTGGCCCAAGGGCGGGGTGCAGCGCCGCTGGACCTGACCCGGCGACGAATGTCCTAGGCAGGCATTTTGTCAAACCTTGCCGCATAGCCGCTGAATTGAAATCAGCGGGCATTCACTTTGTTTGCCCTTCGATTTCCCTCAGGGCGAACGTGGTAGACAACACAAACCGATACACAGAGGAGCACCCATGACCACACTCGTATTCGGCGGCACCGGCTTCATCGGCCGCCGCACCGTCCCCCGCCTCGTCGCCGCCGGCGAGGACGTCGTCGCCGTCGACATCAACCCCGCAACCGCCGACTACTCCGCCCTCGGCGACAAGGTCCGCGTCCGCGCCGGCGACATCACCAACTTCGAGGACGTCGTCAAGGCCGTCATCGACGCCCAGCCCGACCGAATCATCAACCTCGCATACATGATCGGCGGCGGCGAGGACACCCCCCACTTCTCCTTCCGCCTTGACCTCCTCGGCATGGACAACTGCTTCGAGGCCGCGCGCCTCTGCGGCGTCAACCGCGTCGTCTACGCCAGCTCCTTCGCCGTCAGCGGACTCCAGCGCTTCTTCGGCGACCGCGCGCTGAACGAGGACGACCCGGCCCACGGCAGCAACATCTACGCCATGAACAAGCGCTACAACGAGTTCCAGGCCGCCCAGTTCAACCGCGTCTACGGCATGAACATCATCGGCATCCGCCCGCCCATGGTCACCGGCTACGACAAGCAGCGCGGCTCCATGGCCCACGTCCGCATGGTGACGCTCCCCGCCCAGGGCCTGCCCGTCTCCTTCCCCCAGAGCGGCGTCATGCAGATCCCCCTCCACGTCGACGACATCGCCGAGACCTTCACCCGCATCACCCTCGCCGAGGCGCCAAAGCACACCCTCTACAACACCGGCGGCACCCCCGTCAGTCTCGCCGAGATCGCCGACATCGTCCGCGGCTACATCCCCGACGCCGACATCTCCTTCGACGGCGACGGCGGCCTCGATGACTCCCCCAACTACCTCATCGACAACAGCCGCCTCATGAGCGAGTTCGAGCTGCAGTACGCCCCCTACCCTGACCGCGTCCTGCAGATGATCAATGAGGTCCGAGAGCACCACAACCTGCCCCCCGTCGAGGCCCCGTAATCCCCAGTTCCTTCCCCCTTTGGAGGAGGGCTATACAGTTCCTTCCCCCTCGGGGGGAAGGTTAGGATGGGGGAGCCCCCGTTCGCCAGGAGACAAGTCAAAAGGCCCGCCCCTTGTTCGACATGGGGGTGAACCA
The DNA window shown above is from Chloroflexota bacterium and carries:
- a CDS encoding NYN domain-containing protein, translating into MDKVFIYWDHSNIFIEAQRLAEELEAEHDARYRVRIKFDNLFRLAHADRPVERAYAAGSVPPELRQLWNRLENNGVSVYLFDRGSTERGEQEIPDRVLQLHMLEDALDYNGDAGTVVLLTGDGAGYLEGTGFHSTLERMHKRGWRIEILSWADACNRRMRAWAEENGVFIPLDDFYESITFTEPSRPGFPLAQGRGAAPLDLTRRRMS
- a CDS encoding NAD(P)-dependent oxidoreductase — translated: MTTLVFGGTGFIGRRTVPRLVAAGEDVVAVDINPATADYSALGDKVRVRAGDITNFEDVVKAVIDAQPDRIINLAYMIGGGEDTPHFSFRLDLLGMDNCFEAARLCGVNRVVYASSFAVSGLQRFFGDRALNEDDPAHGSNIYAMNKRYNEFQAAQFNRVYGMNIIGIRPPMVTGYDKQRGSMAHVRMVTLPAQGLPVSFPQSGVMQIPLHVDDIAETFTRITLAEAPKHTLYNTGGTPVSLAEIADIVRGYIPDADISFDGDGGLDDSPNYLIDNSRLMSEFELQYAPYPDRVLQMINEVREHHNLPPVEAP